The Metabacillus litoralis genome contains a region encoding:
- a CDS encoding ring-cleaving dioxygenase, which yields MNQLKGIHHVTAITSSAEKNYEFFTYVLGMRLVKKTVNQDDIQTYHLFFADDVGSAGTDMTFFDFPGIPKGVHGTNEISKTSFRVPTDASLDYWVKRFDRLEVKHTGIKEQFGKKSLSFVDFDDQQYQLISDEKNEGVASGTPWQKGPIPLEHAITGLGPIFIRVNNVEQMKEVLEKALGFKEVAQEGSFHLFEVGEGGNGAQVILEHNDVLPHGIQGYGTVHHVAFRVEDRVVLEEWISHMQSIGFPTSGYVNRHFFESLYARVAPHILFEFATDGPGFMGDEPYETLGEKLSLPPFLEPKREQIEKLVRPIDTVRSTKEIVKE from the coding sequence ATGAATCAATTAAAAGGTATTCATCATGTAACGGCTATAACAAGTAGTGCTGAGAAAAATTATGAGTTCTTCACATATGTGTTAGGAATGCGTTTAGTTAAGAAAACTGTAAATCAGGATGATATCCAGACATATCACTTATTTTTTGCTGATGATGTAGGAAGTGCAGGGACTGACATGACATTCTTTGACTTCCCTGGAATTCCAAAAGGAGTACACGGGACAAATGAAATTTCCAAAACATCATTTCGAGTTCCAACAGATGCTTCATTGGATTATTGGGTAAAACGTTTTGATCGCCTGGAAGTTAAACACACAGGAATTAAAGAGCAGTTTGGGAAAAAATCATTATCCTTTGTAGACTTCGATGATCAACAATATCAATTAATTTCAGATGAAAAAAATGAAGGAGTTGCCTCTGGTACACCATGGCAAAAAGGGCCGATTCCTCTAGAGCATGCTATTACTGGTTTAGGACCTATTTTCATTCGAGTAAATAATGTGGAACAAATGAAAGAGGTACTAGAGAAAGCACTTGGCTTTAAGGAAGTGGCACAGGAAGGATCATTTCACCTATTTGAAGTTGGCGAAGGGGGAAATGGAGCACAGGTCATTTTAGAGCATAATGATGTACTCCCTCATGGAATTCAGGGCTATGGCACTGTTCATCATGTTGCCTTCCGTGTTGAAGACCGCGTAGTGTTAGAAGAGTGGATTAGTCATATGCAAAGCATCGGTTTTCCAACTTCAGGCTATGTGAATCGTCACTTCTTCGAATCACTATATGCAAGAGTTGCACCCCATATACTTTTTGAATTTGCAACTGATGGACCAGGCTTTATGGGAGATGAACCTTATGAAACTCTAGGAGAAAAGCTGTCATTACCTCCATTTCTAGAGCCAAAACGGGAACAAATTGAAAAGCTGGTTCGTCCAATTGATACTGTTCGTAGTACAAAGGAGATCGTAAAGGAATAG
- the cysI gene encoding assimilatory sulfite reductase (NADPH) hemoprotein subunit, which yields MANKILKAPEGPPSDVEGIKERSDYLRGTLKESMLEPLSSGISDDDNRLMKHHGSYLQDDRDLRNERQKQKLEPAYQFMLRVRLPGGVATPNQWLVMDDLAQKYGNGTLKLTTRMTFQMHGILKWNMKKTIQGIHASLLDTIAACGDVNRNVMCVANPYQSNVHQEVYEWSKKLSDDLLPRTRAYHEIWLDEERVAGTPDTDELEPMYGPLYLPRKFKIGIAVPPSNDVDIFSQDLGYIAVVENDKLVGFNVAIGGGMGMSHGDKETYPQLAKVIGFIKPEQAYDVAEKIITIQRDYGNRSVRKNARFKYTVDRLGLENVKEELENRLGWSLEEAKPFTFDHNGDRYGWEKGVKGKWNFTLFIEGGRVTDYDDYKLMTGIREIAKIHTGDFRLTANQNLIIGNVSSQKKKKISELIEKYGLTDGKHYSALRRSALACVALPTCGLAMAEAERYLPKLIDKIDEIVDQNGLKDKEITIRMTGCPNGCARHALGEIGFIGKAPGKYNMYLGAAHDGSRLSKMYRENIGEEEILKELNTIIPRYAKEREENEHFGDFVIRAGIIGETTDGTNFHD from the coding sequence ATGGCGAACAAAATATTAAAAGCACCAGAAGGCCCACCAAGTGATGTTGAGGGTATTAAAGAACGAAGTGACTATTTGCGTGGAACGCTTAAAGAATCTATGCTTGAGCCATTAAGCTCAGGTATTTCAGATGATGATAACCGCTTAATGAAGCATCACGGCAGCTATTTACAAGATGACCGTGATCTTCGAAATGAGCGTCAAAAACAAAAATTAGAACCAGCTTATCAATTTATGCTACGTGTTCGTTTACCTGGTGGTGTTGCAACACCAAACCAGTGGCTTGTTATGGACGACCTTGCACAAAAATACGGAAACGGTACGTTAAAGCTAACAACTCGTATGACGTTCCAAATGCATGGGATTTTAAAATGGAACATGAAGAAAACGATTCAAGGTATTCATGCTTCATTGTTAGACACAATCGCCGCATGTGGGGACGTTAACCGTAACGTAATGTGTGTGGCAAATCCGTATCAATCGAACGTCCATCAAGAAGTGTACGAATGGTCGAAAAAATTAAGTGATGATTTATTACCACGTACAAGAGCTTATCATGAAATATGGCTTGATGAAGAAAGAGTAGCTGGTACACCAGATACTGATGAGCTAGAACCAATGTACGGTCCACTTTATTTACCACGTAAATTTAAAATTGGTATTGCGGTACCACCATCAAATGATGTGGATATTTTTTCTCAAGACTTAGGCTATATCGCCGTTGTTGAAAACGACAAGCTTGTTGGTTTTAACGTAGCAATTGGCGGTGGTATGGGAATGAGTCATGGTGATAAAGAAACATATCCACAGCTTGCGAAAGTTATTGGTTTCATTAAACCAGAACAGGCTTATGATGTAGCAGAAAAGATTATTACAATTCAACGTGACTATGGAAATCGTTCTGTACGTAAAAATGCACGTTTCAAATATACGGTCGATCGCCTAGGACTTGAAAACGTAAAAGAAGAGTTAGAAAATCGTCTTGGCTGGAGTTTAGAAGAAGCGAAGCCATTCACTTTCGATCATAACGGAGATCGCTATGGTTGGGAAAAAGGTGTGAAAGGAAAATGGAACTTCACGCTATTTATTGAAGGTGGACGTGTAACAGATTATGACGACTACAAGCTTATGACAGGTATTAGAGAAATTGCTAAAATTCACACAGGTGACTTCCGTTTAACAGCAAACCAAAACCTGATCATTGGAAATGTATCAAGTCAGAAAAAGAAAAAAATCAGTGAACTTATTGAAAAATACGGTTTAACTGATGGTAAGCATTATTCGGCATTACGTCGTAGTGCATTAGCATGTGTTGCTTTACCAACATGTGGTCTAGCAATGGCTGAAGCAGAACGTTACTTACCAAAATTAATTGATAAAATCGATGAGATTGTGGATCAAAACGGTTTAAAAGATAAAGAAATTACCATTCGTATGACAGGCTGTCCAAACGGATGTGCCCGTCACGCATTAGGTGAAATCGGCTTTATCGGTAAAGCACCTGGTAAATACAATATGTATCTTGGTGCAGCACATGACGGAAGCCGTTTAAGCAAAATGTACCGTGAAAACATTGGTGAAGAAGAAATTTTAAAAGAGCTAAATACGATTATCCCTCGCTATGCGAAGGAACGTGAAGAAAATGAGCACTTTGGGGACTTTGTCATTCGCGCAGGTATTATCGGAGAAACAACAGACGGAACGAACTTCCACGATTAA
- a CDS encoding assimilatory sulfite reductase (NADPH) flavoprotein subunit, translated as MQLQVMNSPFNQEQVELLNRLLPTLTESQKVWLSGYLAATQAGSANVTAAPEAPVVEAAAPVNVKPVSKDVTILFGSQTGNAQGLANKAGKELESRGYKVTVSSMSDFKPNSLKKVENLLIVVSTHGEGDPPDNAISFHEFLHGKRAPKLDELRYSVLSLGDSSYEFFCHTGKEFDQRLEDLGGTRLYPRIDCDLDFDEPASEWIAGVLAGLDEARAAGVEPVQAQEAAAPAPQALESAYSRTNPFKAEVLENLNLNGRGSNKETRHLELSLEGSGLTFEPGDALGVYPENDPELVDLILEAVKWDANEKVTVNNEEVTLKEALSSRVEIATLTKPVVEKAAQLNSNKDLQSLVSNRDSIKAYIDGRDLLDLIRDFGPWEVSAQEFAGILRKMPVRLYSIASSLAANPDEVHLTIGAVRYETHGRHRKGVASTQVAERLQPGDTLPVYIQKNQNFRLPQNPDTPIIMVGPGTGVAPFRAFMQEREEIGAEGKSWMFFGDQHFVTDFLYQTEWQKWIKDGVLTRMDVAFSRDQEEKVYVQNRMQEHSKELFQWLEEGAVVYVCGDKNHMAKDVNNTLIEIIEKEGGLSREKAEAYLADMKQNKRYQRDVY; from the coding sequence TTGCAACTTCAGGTAATGAACAGTCCGTTTAATCAGGAGCAAGTAGAGCTCCTAAATCGTCTTCTGCCAACCTTGACGGAATCTCAAAAAGTCTGGTTGAGTGGGTATCTAGCTGCTACACAAGCTGGTTCTGCTAATGTTACGGCTGCTCCCGAAGCGCCGGTAGTAGAAGCTGCTGCGCCAGTAAATGTTAAACCTGTATCTAAAGATGTTACGATTCTATTTGGTTCTCAAACTGGTAATGCCCAAGGTCTTGCAAATAAAGCAGGAAAAGAACTTGAGAGTCGTGGCTATAAAGTAACTGTTTCATCAATGAGTGATTTTAAACCAAACAGCTTGAAGAAGGTAGAGAATCTTCTTATCGTTGTAAGTACACATGGTGAAGGAGATCCACCGGATAATGCAATTTCTTTCCATGAATTCCTACATGGCAAACGAGCTCCAAAGCTTGATGAACTTCGCTATTCAGTTCTTTCGCTTGGTGATAGCTCTTATGAGTTTTTCTGCCATACAGGAAAAGAATTTGATCAACGTTTAGAAGATCTTGGTGGAACTCGTCTTTATCCACGTATTGATTGTGATTTAGACTTTGATGAGCCTGCATCTGAGTGGATTGCAGGAGTTTTAGCTGGTCTTGATGAAGCTCGGGCGGCGGGAGTAGAACCTGTTCAAGCTCAAGAAGCAGCTGCCCCTGCTCCTCAAGCTTTAGAATCAGCTTACTCAAGAACAAACCCTTTTAAAGCAGAGGTGCTTGAAAACCTAAACCTAAATGGTCGAGGCTCTAACAAAGAAACGCGTCATCTTGAGTTATCTTTAGAAGGATCTGGACTAACATTTGAGCCAGGTGATGCTCTAGGTGTTTACCCGGAAAATGATCCTGAACTTGTTGACCTTATTCTTGAAGCAGTAAAATGGGATGCAAATGAAAAAGTTACAGTGAATAATGAAGAAGTAACTTTGAAAGAGGCATTAAGCTCAAGGGTTGAAATTGCCACGTTAACGAAGCCTGTTGTTGAAAAAGCAGCACAGCTTAATTCTAATAAAGATTTACAATCACTTGTATCAAACAGGGATTCTATAAAAGCATATATTGATGGTCGTGACCTACTAGATTTAATTCGTGACTTTGGTCCATGGGAAGTTTCTGCACAGGAATTTGCTGGTATTCTACGCAAAATGCCAGTTCGTCTATACTCTATTGCAAGTAGCTTAGCTGCAAATCCTGATGAAGTTCACTTAACAATTGGGGCTGTCCGTTATGAAACACATGGTCGTCATCGTAAAGGTGTGGCGTCAACCCAAGTAGCAGAGCGTCTACAACCTGGTGATACATTACCCGTGTATATTCAAAAAAATCAAAACTTTAGACTACCACAAAATCCTGATACGCCAATTATTATGGTCGGACCTGGTACTGGTGTGGCGCCGTTCCGTGCATTTATGCAAGAGCGTGAAGAAATCGGTGCAGAAGGTAAATCATGGATGTTCTTCGGTGATCAACATTTTGTAACAGACTTTCTTTACCAAACAGAATGGCAAAAATGGATTAAAGACGGTGTGTTAACGAGAATGGATGTTGCTTTCTCACGTGATCAAGAAGAGAAGGTTTATGTACAGAATCGCATGCAAGAGCACAGCAAAGAGTTGTTCCAATGGCTTGAAGAAGGGGCTGTTGTGTACGTTTGCGGTGATAAAAATCATATGGCGAAAGATGTTAACAATACACTGATCGAAATTATTGAAAAAGAAGGCGGATTAAGCCGTGAAAAAGCGGAAGCCTACCTTGCAGATATGAAACAAAATAAACGCTATCAACGCGATGTATATTGA
- a CDS encoding amidase, which produces MHQLKWLDATEQAQLIKTKQITAAELLSYTIDLIEELNPKLNAITHKLYENRLPSPESGPFSGVPFLMKDLEFFANTPYTAGSTYLKDFIAPADSEYSSRIRHQTGLITIGKTNTCEFGLVPTTEPLQYGPTRNPWNLAYTAGGSSGGAAAAVAAGMVPMAHASDGGGSIRIPASCCGVFGLKVSRGRIPKNPDPVGLGVNHVITRTVRDSAGLLDATYGNHPGNPFYVSQPSDSFVTESTKEPRKLKIAVLKTGFNGKKIHPDCEDAVLDAANLCQSLGHDVEEGSPTINVDTYNRAFQVLWQSSFSQGIHSLTNLTGRAPKQEELEPYTWEALQCGNSYRATEYLAAISYMQQVTKEVAQFFNNYDLLLTPTLSEPPLRIGELCYPGNIEGYVNRLNEWVPYTPLANTTGCPAMSVPLFWNKDNLPIGVQFMAPLGDEATLFQLAGQLEKARPWKDKKPTII; this is translated from the coding sequence ATGCACCAGTTAAAATGGCTCGATGCCACTGAACAGGCTCAGCTTATTAAAACCAAACAAATTACAGCTGCAGAATTACTTTCTTATACAATTGACTTAATAGAAGAGTTAAATCCCAAATTAAATGCCATCACACATAAATTGTATGAAAACAGGTTACCATCACCTGAATCAGGTCCTTTTTCAGGTGTTCCGTTCCTCATGAAGGATTTAGAATTCTTTGCAAACACTCCGTACACAGCAGGATCTACATATCTTAAAGACTTTATTGCCCCAGCTGATAGTGAATATTCATCAAGAATCCGTCATCAAACGGGGCTTATTACAATTGGAAAAACAAATACGTGTGAATTTGGACTAGTACCAACTACTGAGCCTTTACAATATGGTCCAACGAGAAATCCATGGAATCTAGCTTACACAGCTGGAGGCTCAAGCGGAGGGGCAGCGGCTGCCGTTGCAGCTGGAATGGTTCCGATGGCACATGCTTCGGACGGGGGAGGATCAATTCGAATTCCCGCATCTTGTTGTGGAGTTTTTGGCCTTAAAGTAAGTAGAGGTAGAATTCCAAAAAACCCTGATCCGGTTGGCCTCGGAGTTAATCATGTTATTACGCGGACTGTTCGAGATAGTGCGGGACTTCTTGATGCAACATATGGAAACCATCCTGGTAATCCATTCTATGTATCCCAACCAAGTGATTCATTTGTCACTGAATCAACCAAAGAACCGAGAAAATTAAAAATAGCTGTTTTAAAAACCGGTTTTAATGGTAAAAAGATTCATCCTGATTGTGAAGATGCTGTTTTAGATGCAGCAAATCTCTGTCAATCGCTAGGTCATGATGTTGAGGAGGGATCTCCTACTATTAATGTTGATACATATAACCGAGCATTCCAAGTGCTTTGGCAATCATCCTTTTCACAAGGAATACATTCTTTAACAAATTTAACTGGAAGAGCTCCGAAGCAAGAAGAACTAGAACCTTATACTTGGGAAGCTTTACAATGCGGTAATTCATACAGAGCAACAGAATATCTTGCTGCGATTAGTTACATGCAGCAAGTAACTAAAGAAGTGGCTCAATTTTTCAACAACTACGATCTCCTGTTAACCCCAACTCTTAGTGAGCCGCCTTTAAGAATTGGTGAGTTATGTTATCCAGGTAATATAGAGGGGTACGTTAACAGACTAAATGAATGGGTTCCCTACACTCCACTTGCAAATACAACAGGCTGTCCGGCGATGTCCGTTCCATTATTTTGGAATAAAGATAACTTACCTATCGGTGTTCAGTTTATGGCACCGCTTGGAGATGAAGCTACTCTGTTTCAGCTTGCAGGACAGCTTGAGAAAGCACGGCCTTGGAAGGATAAAAAACCTACTATAATATAG
- the licT gene encoding BglG family transcription antiterminator LicT encodes MKIEKVFNNNVVSAFNEEKIELVIMGKGLAFQKRPGDEIDDDKIEKVFTLKNKDMSERFKTLLYEVSLELMEVTEDIIKKAKSKLGRELNDSIYVSLTDHINFAIERNKKGLDIRNALLWEIKKLYKDEFSLGVEALGMIQEKLHVTLPEDEAGFIAMHIVNAELNEEMPNIVNITKTMQDILKIVKYHFKMDFNEESLNFFRFVTHLKFFAQRLYSKTYMEGEDDFLFEAVKNKHKQAYECTEKINDYVKRQFDYELTNDEKLYLTIHIERVINR; translated from the coding sequence ATGAAAATAGAAAAAGTATTTAACAATAATGTTGTAAGTGCATTTAATGAAGAAAAGATAGAGCTTGTTATTATGGGAAAAGGTCTTGCTTTTCAAAAAAGACCTGGTGATGAAATAGATGATGACAAAATTGAGAAAGTGTTCACACTGAAAAATAAAGATATGTCGGAACGTTTTAAAACATTATTATATGAAGTTTCACTTGAGCTTATGGAAGTAACAGAAGACATCATTAAAAAGGCAAAAAGTAAGCTTGGAAGAGAATTAAATGATAGCATTTATGTATCTCTTACAGATCATATTAATTTTGCCATTGAACGTAATAAAAAAGGTCTCGACATAAGAAATGCATTGCTATGGGAAATTAAAAAACTCTATAAAGATGAATTTTCTCTTGGAGTAGAAGCATTAGGTATGATTCAGGAAAAGCTTCATGTAACATTACCGGAAGATGAGGCTGGTTTTATTGCCATGCATATTGTAAATGCAGAACTTAATGAGGAAATGCCTAATATCGTAAACATTACAAAAACGATGCAAGACATTTTGAAAATTGTTAAATATCACTTTAAGATGGATTTTAACGAAGAGTCGCTTAACTTCTTCCGATTTGTCACTCATTTGAAGTTCTTTGCTCAAAGACTGTATAGCAAAACTTACATGGAAGGTGAAGACGACTTTCTGTTTGAAGCTGTAAAAAACAAACACAAACAAGCTTATGAATGCACGGAAAAAATTAATGATTATGTGAAAAGACAATTTGATTATGAGTTAACGAATGATGAGAAGCTATATTTGACCATTCATATTGAAAGGGTTATTAATCGATAA
- the ascB gene encoding 6-phospho-beta-glucosidase produces MAFPKGFLWGGAIAANQTEGAYLEGGKGLTTVDLLPTGEKRWDIMFGNLPSFQPLEGEFYPSHTAIDFYHRYKEDIALFAEMGFKALRVSISWARIFPNGDDEQPNEAGLKFYDDLFDELLKNNIEPVVTIAHFDVPVNLVENYGSWKNRKLVSLFETYATTLFKRYKDKVKYWMTFNEINMLLHLPFVGAGLVFKEGDNKEQIKYQAAHHQLVASALAVKACHEISPGAMIGCMLAAGMTYPYTCNPEDVWDAMEKDRESFFFIDVQSRGAYPGYAKRFFKDHNITVEMEDGDEELLKNHTVDYIGFSYYASRATSTDPEVNNMTSGNVFGSIENPYLEKSEWGWTIDPRGFRITANQLFDRYQKPLFVVENGLGAIDKLTANGEVHDDYRIDYLKKHVVEMSEAIDDGVEIIGYTSWGPIDIVSASTGEMKKRYGYIYVDKDNEGNGTLQRIRKKSFDWYKKVIESNGERL; encoded by the coding sequence ATGGCTTTTCCAAAAGGATTTTTATGGGGCGGTGCGATTGCTGCCAATCAAACAGAAGGTGCCTATCTCGAAGGTGGAAAAGGATTAACAACAGTTGATTTACTACCTACAGGAGAAAAACGATGGGATATCATGTTTGGTAATCTTCCTTCTTTCCAACCACTTGAAGGCGAATTTTATCCATCCCACACGGCAATAGATTTTTATCATCGTTATAAGGAAGATATTGCCCTTTTTGCAGAGATGGGTTTTAAAGCGTTACGTGTATCTATTTCATGGGCAAGAATTTTCCCAAATGGTGATGACGAGCAGCCTAATGAAGCAGGGTTAAAGTTTTATGATGATCTTTTTGATGAACTATTAAAAAATAACATTGAACCTGTTGTAACCATTGCCCATTTTGATGTACCAGTTAACTTGGTTGAAAACTATGGAAGCTGGAAAAATCGTAAGCTGGTATCTTTATTTGAAACCTATGCGACAACTTTATTTAAACGTTATAAAGACAAGGTAAAATACTGGATGACATTTAATGAAATCAATATGTTATTACATTTACCATTTGTAGGTGCTGGCCTTGTTTTTAAAGAAGGAGACAATAAAGAACAAATAAAATACCAAGCTGCACATCACCAATTAGTTGCTAGTGCGCTTGCTGTAAAAGCCTGTCATGAAATCAGCCCAGGGGCGATGATTGGCTGTATGCTTGCTGCTGGTATGACTTATCCGTACACATGTAACCCTGAGGATGTTTGGGATGCAATGGAGAAAGATCGTGAATCGTTCTTTTTCATTGATGTGCAATCACGTGGAGCATATCCAGGGTATGCAAAGAGATTTTTTAAAGATCATAACATAACGGTCGAAATGGAAGATGGAGATGAAGAGCTCTTAAAAAATCATACCGTTGATTATATCGGCTTTAGTTATTATGCAAGCCGTGCAACTAGTACAGATCCAGAAGTTAATAATATGACATCTGGGAATGTGTTTGGATCGATTGAAAATCCGTACTTAGAAAAATCAGAGTGGGGTTGGACGATCGATCCAAGAGGATTCCGTATTACAGCGAATCAATTATTTGATCGCTATCAAAAGCCATTATTTGTAGTTGAAAATGGATTAGGTGCTATTGATAAGCTCACTGCGAATGGTGAAGTTCACGATGACTATCGTATCGACTATTTGAAAAAGCACGTTGTGGAAATGAGTGAAGCCATTGATGATGGCGTAGAGATTATTGGCTATACAAGTTGGGGTCCAATTGATATTGTGAGTGCTTCGACTGGAGAAATGAAAAAGCGCTATGGCTATATTTATGTTGACAAAGATAATGAAGGAAATGGTACACTACAACGAATTAGGAAGAAAAGCTTTGATTGGTATAAAAAAGTAATTGAAAGTAATGGTGAAAGACTTTAA
- a CDS encoding beta-glucoside-specific PTS transporter subunit IIABC, whose product MKYEQLAKDILSNVGGKENVSSVVHCITRLRFKLKDESKANTEVLKNMDDVVTVMKSGGQYQVVIGNHVPDVYQAVLHVGGFQGQSQASDDEEKQKSSLIDIISSIFTPVLGVLAATGMIKGFNALFLALGWLENTSGTYQILNAIGDSLFYFFPIFLGYTAIKKFGGSPFIGMAIGGSLVYPTLSGLTAGEPLYTLFAGTMFESPIHITFLGVPVILMSYASSVIPIILASYFAAIVENRLKKIIPSVVKAFLVPFFTLLIVVPLTFIIIGPIATWLGNLLGMATLFIYNLSPLVAGIFVGGLWQLLVIFGLHWGLVPIAINNLTTMGADPVLATTFAASFAQIGAVLAVWIRTKQQKLKTLSIPAFISGIFGVTEPAIYGITLPLKKPFIISCIAAAVGGGIIGAAGSKIYMVGGLGVFGIPSFISPTDGITFAFWAMLISFAVAFGLGFILTYLFGMGKAKNEATENTQSEVAVTTAPNAKKEQIISPLTGDVKVLSEIEDEAFASGALGHGIAIEPSEGKLLAPASGIVTALFPTNHAIGITTETGVDILIHIGMDTVQLEGKYFKAHVAQGERIEKGQLLIEFEMDKIKEAGKPLTTPVVVTNHKEFNINLTPEKQVKTGDCVFTIN is encoded by the coding sequence ATGAAATACGAGCAGTTGGCTAAAGATATACTTTCTAATGTCGGCGGAAAAGAAAACGTTTCCAGTGTCGTGCATTGTATTACTAGATTACGTTTTAAATTAAAAGATGAATCAAAAGCAAATACAGAAGTCCTTAAAAATATGGATGATGTTGTAACTGTTATGAAAAGCGGTGGACAATATCAAGTGGTTATTGGGAATCATGTACCGGATGTGTATCAAGCAGTATTACATGTTGGTGGTTTTCAAGGACAGTCACAAGCTAGTGATGATGAAGAAAAGCAAAAATCAAGTTTAATTGACATTATTTCAAGTATATTCACACCTGTACTTGGCGTATTAGCTGCAACAGGGATGATCAAAGGTTTTAATGCGCTATTTCTAGCATTAGGTTGGTTAGAGAATACATCAGGAACTTATCAAATTTTAAATGCAATTGGCGATTCTCTATTTTACTTCTTTCCAATTTTCTTAGGATATACAGCGATTAAAAAATTTGGTGGAAGTCCATTTATTGGAATGGCGATTGGGGGCTCATTAGTTTATCCAACGTTATCAGGATTAACGGCAGGTGAGCCGCTATACACATTATTTGCAGGAACAATGTTTGAATCACCAATTCATATTACGTTTTTAGGTGTACCTGTTATTTTAATGAGTTATGCATCTTCTGTTATTCCAATTATCTTAGCATCTTATTTCGCAGCAATTGTAGAAAACCGTTTGAAAAAAATTATTCCAAGTGTAGTAAAAGCATTCTTAGTACCATTCTTTACATTATTAATTGTTGTTCCTTTAACATTTATCATCATTGGACCTATCGCAACATGGTTAGGTAATCTTTTAGGAATGGCAACTCTATTTATCTATAATCTAAGCCCGCTAGTTGCAGGGATATTTGTAGGTGGATTATGGCAGTTACTTGTTATCTTTGGTCTTCATTGGGGTCTTGTACCAATTGCGATTAACAATCTTACAACAATGGGAGCGGACCCAGTATTAGCAACTACATTTGCTGCTTCATTTGCACAAATTGGTGCAGTCTTGGCAGTATGGATTAGAACAAAGCAGCAAAAGTTGAAAACATTAAGTATTCCAGCATTTATTTCTGGTATTTTCGGTGTAACAGAGCCAGCCATTTATGGTATTACATTACCGCTTAAAAAGCCATTTATCATTAGCTGTATTGCAGCTGCTGTTGGTGGGGGGATTATCGGTGCAGCTGGTTCAAAGATTTATATGGTAGGTGGTCTTGGAGTTTTCGGAATTCCATCATTTATTAGTCCAACAGATGGTATTACATTTGCTTTTTGGGCAATGTTGATTTCATTCGCTGTAGCCTTTGGTCTAGGCTTTATCCTTACGTATCTATTCGGAATGGGGAAAGCTAAAAATGAAGCAACTGAAAATACTCAAAGTGAAGTAGCAGTAACAACAGCTCCAAATGCTAAAAAAGAACAAATCATCAGTCCTTTAACAGGTGATGTGAAGGTATTATCAGAGATTGAAGACGAAGCATTTGCATCAGGTGCTCTTGGGCATGGTATAGCAATTGAGCCAAGCGAAGGAAAGCTGCTTGCTCCTGCTTCTGGTATCGTGACTGCTTTGTTTCCGACTAATCATGCAATTGGTATCACGACTGAAACTGGGGTAGATATTCTGATTCATATCGGTATGGATACAGTACAGTTAGAAGGAAAGTATTTTAAAGCCCATGTTGCTCAAGGTGAACGTATTGAAAAAGGGCAACTCTTAATAGAATTTGAGATGGATAAGATTAAAGAAGCGGGTAAACCGTTAACAACACCTGTTGTGGTAACGAATCATAAAGAGTTTAATATTAACTTAACACCAGAGAAACAAGTGAAAACTGGGGACTGTGTTTTTACTATCAATTAA
- a CDS encoding histidine phosphatase family protein, with protein sequence MLTENKLTLYFVRHGETQYNVERRMQGFCDSPLTEKGILQAKSVGKGLSDIEFTAAYASDSQRVLDTAKFAIGDRDIPLNPDARLKEMNFGVLEALLEDEIPTLYGDALEKLFSLDINACAPEGETYAQLFARTEQAINEIVEKHAQDGGNILIFSHGVTIGNYIIQVTNSKEFKVHDNCSVSVVNFVDGKPYVEKIGDTSFREKGSKLLKANS encoded by the coding sequence ATGCTAACTGAAAACAAATTAACTCTTTATTTTGTCCGCCATGGAGAAACTCAATATAATGTAGAAAGAAGAATGCAAGGATTCTGTGATTCTCCACTTACCGAAAAAGGAATTTTACAAGCTAAATCAGTTGGAAAGGGATTATCTGATATTGAGTTTACCGCAGCCTACGCAAGTGACAGCCAGAGAGTACTCGACACAGCTAAATTTGCCATTGGCGATCGTGACATTCCTTTAAATCCAGATGCACGATTAAAGGAAATGAACTTTGGTGTACTAGAGGCTTTATTGGAGGATGAAATTCCTACTCTTTATGGAGATGCTCTTGAAAAATTATTTTCACTTGATATCAATGCCTGTGCTCCTGAAGGTGAAACATATGCACAGTTGTTTGCGAGAACTGAACAAGCAATCAATGAAATTGTAGAAAAACATGCTCAAGATGGTGGAAACATTTTAATTTTTTCTCATGGTGTAACAATTGGTAACTATATCATCCAAGTCACAAACAGCAAAGAGTTTAAGGTTCATGACAATTGCAGTGTTTCGGTAGTCAATTTTGTTGATGGTAAACCTTACGTTGAAAAGATTGGTGACACAAGCTTTAGAGAAAAAGGAAGTAAGCTATTAAAAGCGAATAGTTGA